The Deltaproteobacteria bacterium genome includes a region encoding these proteins:
- a CDS encoding ATP-binding cassette domain-containing protein: MSAEPVVEMQDVQMVFTSVDGDRFTAVEALDLEVGSGDVIAIVGKTGCGKSTTFNLLLGLEQPTSGSIKLLGHDPFKEFDWFRSKLGVIFQTDRLLPWRTALENARVGLEILEYSEKEQNDIALEWLHKLELQGFEDAYPHELSGGMRQRVGMARAFCLTPEIFFADEAFGHLDQSTARRLREVFLELVTESRKTCLLITHNIHEALEIGSRLVILGKPGRVLADMETPTNAGRAEMAEFEDRVLDIIETNEVVG, from the coding sequence GTGAGCGCCGAACCCGTCGTTGAAATGCAGGATGTGCAGATGGTCTTCACATCCGTGGACGGCGACCGTTTCACCGCGGTGGAAGCGCTCGACCTGGAGGTGGGGAGCGGTGACGTCATCGCCATCGTCGGCAAGACCGGCTGCGGCAAGTCCACGACCTTCAACCTGCTGCTGGGCCTGGAACAGCCCACCTCCGGCTCCATAAAACTCCTGGGCCACGACCCTTTCAAGGAGTTCGACTGGTTCCGCTCGAAACTGGGAGTCATCTTCCAGACGGACCGCCTGCTGCCCTGGCGCACGGCGCTGGAGAACGCACGAGTCGGGCTCGAAATCCTCGAATACAGCGAAAAGGAACAGAACGACATCGCCCTGGAATGGCTGCACAAGCTGGAGCTGCAGGGCTTCGAGGACGCCTACCCCCATGAACTGTCCGGCGGCATGCGCCAGCGCGTGGGCATGGCCCGAGCCTTCTGCCTCACGCCCGAGATCTTCTTCGCCGACGAGGCCTTCGGCCACCTGGACCAGTCCACCGCCCGGCGCCTGCGCGAGGTGTTCCTGGAACTCGTGACCGAGAGCCGGAAGACCTGCCTCCTCATCACCCACAACATCCATGAGGCCCTGGAGATCGGCTCCCGCCTGGTGATCCTCGGCAAGCCCGGCCGGGTCCTCGCCGACATGGAAACCCCCACCAACGCCGGCCGCGCCGAAATGGCCGAGTTCGAGGACCGGGTCCTCGACATCATCGAGACCAACGAAGTCGTCGGGTGA